One segment of Megachile rotundata isolate GNS110a chromosome 4, iyMegRotu1, whole genome shotgun sequence DNA contains the following:
- the LOC100882668 gene encoding uncharacterized protein LOC100882668 isoform X1, giving the protein MQSTALSCLHASHPHSRQGQFQSRRSSYGMASRGPSTRTLPIAIAMAVAMSVVANGLCPTQCRCDDESLRASCAYAGLEIVPIQLNPEIKHLDLSNNRVGNIHLSFVFYGNLETLDLTSNAIHTLGSDNFVLQKSLITLNVSNNAVKALAKNSLQGLDSLKELNLASNNISDMNEEAFKSTSELEILNLSDNSITSLPEGLLKNLHKIRALILNRNSLLEVPTANLALAPSLEKVDLSDNLIQELDRDSLPSLPSLVSLDLANNVIRNIADDAFDRLPGLLHLDLSGNNLTSVPTSALARLNVLSTLILSRNPLGNLDAVGFRNLFELRSLELNDCTIVNVHARAFADNVNLERISLDGNRGLKELPARVLYSARYLKWVSLRRCSLSTLQPTQFPVDALSSLRFGGNPLVCNCSVHWLWTLIRTEERRNESRLELDSHDIVCTDEEFAGKALIALSEGSLRCRLSPLYLSLSAAGCLAATATILVLIVHVTRTNRKKRLAYTAPNRPEFLVYVGRDNDELDKNAESYSRRLLARNEDTPYDTPRGKAGQRSPQSQDTNIYETPRHTRANRRDTEPYARQTEEGVYAVADVTDLRDEPPEVLSLYRMQTPTAHRVDYGYDYEYDYEYQPPLPQKPHVVFV; this is encoded by the coding sequence GGCAGTTCCAGTCGAGGAGGAGTTCATATGGAATGGCATCACGTGGACCCTCGACGAGGACGCTGCCAATCGCGATAGCGATGGCCGTCGCAATGTCAGTCGTGGCAAACGGTCTTTGTCCGACGCAATGTCGTTGCGACGACGAGAGCTTGCGAGCGTCCTGCGCTTACGCGGGTCTCGAAATCGTTCCGATCCAATTGAACCCAGAAATCAAACACTTGGATCTGTCCAACAATCGTGTCGGGAATATTCACTTATCGTTCGTCTTCTACGGTAACCTGGAGACACTCGATCTGACGTCGAACGCCATCCACACCCTGGGCTCGGACAATTTCGTGCTACAGAAGAGCCTGATCACGCTGAACGTAAGCAATAACGCCGTCAAGGCATTAGCCAAGAATTCCCTGCAAGGTTTGGACTCGCTGAAGGAGCTGAATCTAGCCAGCAATAATATTTCCGACATGAACGAGGAAGCGTTCAAGAGCACCAGCGAATTGGAGATCCTGAATCTGAGCGACAACTCGATCACCAGCTTGCCGGAAGGTCTGCTGAAGAACCTGCACAAGATCCGCGCGTTGATCCTGAACAGGAACTCGCTGTTGGAAGTCCCGACCGCAAATCTGGCGCTGGCACCCAGTCTGGAGAAGGTGGATTTGTCGGACAACCTCATACAGGAGCTGGACAGGGACTCGTTGCCCTCGCTGCCGTCGCTGGTCTCGTTAGACCTGGCGAACAACGTTATCAGGAATATCGCTGACGACGCGTTCGACCGTTTACCTGGACTGCTACACCTGGATCTGTCCGGTAACAACTTGACGTCCGTACCCACGTCCGCGTTGGCCAGGCTGAACGTTCTATCGACTCTGATCCTCAGTCGAAATCCCCTCGGTAACCTGGACGCCGTAGGGTTCCGCAATCTGTTCGAGCTAAGGAGCCTCGAGTTGAACGACTGCACCATCGTTAACGTGCATGCTCGAGCGTTCGCCGACAACGTGAATCTCGAACGCATCTCGTTGGACGGTAATCGGGGGTTAAAGGAGCTACCAGCCAGGGTACTCTACAGCGCCAGATATCTGAAATGGGTGTCGCTCCGTCGTTGCAGCCTGTCGACCTTACAACCTACGCAGTTCCCCGTGGATGCGTTGTCGTCCCTTCGCTTCGGCGGGAATCCCTTGGTTTGCAATTGCTCCGTGCATTGGCTGTGGACGCTTATCAGGACGGAAGAGCGGCGAAACGAGTCTCGACTCGAGCTGGATAGCCACGATATCGTCTGCACCGACGAGGAATTCGCCGGCAAAGCTTTGATCGCTCTATCGGAAGGTTCTTTGCGTTGTCGGCTGAGccctctctatctctcgctGTCAGCCGCCGGTTGTCTAGCCGCGACCGCGACCATCCTCGTGCTGATAGTCCATGTGACGCGTACCAACAGAAAGAAACGTCTGGCGTACACCGCGCCGAACCGACCGGAATTCCTCGTCTACGTCGGGAGGGACAACGACGAGTTGGACAAGAACGCCGAATCGTACAGCAGACGACTCCTAGCCAGGAACGAGGACACCCCGTACGACACGCCTCGCGGGAAGGCTGGACAACGTAGTCCTCAATCGCAGGATACGAACATCTACGAAACGCCCAGACACACCAGAGCCAATCGACGAGACACGGAGCCGTACGCGAGGCAAACGGAAGAGGGTGTGTACGCGGTAGCCGACGTGACCGATCTACGCGACGAACCGCCGGAAGTGCTCTCGCTTTATCGCATGCAGACTCCTACTGCTCATCGGGTGGACTACGGTTACGACTACGAGTACGATTACGAGTACCAACCGCCGCTTCCGCAGAAGCCTCATGTAGTGTTCGTTTGA
- the LOC100882668 gene encoding uncharacterized protein LOC100882668 isoform X2 codes for MASRGPSTRTLPIAIAMAVAMSVVANGLCPTQCRCDDESLRASCAYAGLEIVPIQLNPEIKHLDLSNNRVGNIHLSFVFYGNLETLDLTSNAIHTLGSDNFVLQKSLITLNVSNNAVKALAKNSLQGLDSLKELNLASNNISDMNEEAFKSTSELEILNLSDNSITSLPEGLLKNLHKIRALILNRNSLLEVPTANLALAPSLEKVDLSDNLIQELDRDSLPSLPSLVSLDLANNVIRNIADDAFDRLPGLLHLDLSGNNLTSVPTSALARLNVLSTLILSRNPLGNLDAVGFRNLFELRSLELNDCTIVNVHARAFADNVNLERISLDGNRGLKELPARVLYSARYLKWVSLRRCSLSTLQPTQFPVDALSSLRFGGNPLVCNCSVHWLWTLIRTEERRNESRLELDSHDIVCTDEEFAGKALIALSEGSLRCRLSPLYLSLSAAGCLAATATILVLIVHVTRTNRKKRLAYTAPNRPEFLVYVGRDNDELDKNAESYSRRLLARNEDTPYDTPRGKAGQRSPQSQDTNIYETPRHTRANRRDTEPYARQTEEGVYAVADVTDLRDEPPEVLSLYRMQTPTAHRVDYGYDYEYDYEYQPPLPQKPHVVFV; via the coding sequence ATGGCATCACGTGGACCCTCGACGAGGACGCTGCCAATCGCGATAGCGATGGCCGTCGCAATGTCAGTCGTGGCAAACGGTCTTTGTCCGACGCAATGTCGTTGCGACGACGAGAGCTTGCGAGCGTCCTGCGCTTACGCGGGTCTCGAAATCGTTCCGATCCAATTGAACCCAGAAATCAAACACTTGGATCTGTCCAACAATCGTGTCGGGAATATTCACTTATCGTTCGTCTTCTACGGTAACCTGGAGACACTCGATCTGACGTCGAACGCCATCCACACCCTGGGCTCGGACAATTTCGTGCTACAGAAGAGCCTGATCACGCTGAACGTAAGCAATAACGCCGTCAAGGCATTAGCCAAGAATTCCCTGCAAGGTTTGGACTCGCTGAAGGAGCTGAATCTAGCCAGCAATAATATTTCCGACATGAACGAGGAAGCGTTCAAGAGCACCAGCGAATTGGAGATCCTGAATCTGAGCGACAACTCGATCACCAGCTTGCCGGAAGGTCTGCTGAAGAACCTGCACAAGATCCGCGCGTTGATCCTGAACAGGAACTCGCTGTTGGAAGTCCCGACCGCAAATCTGGCGCTGGCACCCAGTCTGGAGAAGGTGGATTTGTCGGACAACCTCATACAGGAGCTGGACAGGGACTCGTTGCCCTCGCTGCCGTCGCTGGTCTCGTTAGACCTGGCGAACAACGTTATCAGGAATATCGCTGACGACGCGTTCGACCGTTTACCTGGACTGCTACACCTGGATCTGTCCGGTAACAACTTGACGTCCGTACCCACGTCCGCGTTGGCCAGGCTGAACGTTCTATCGACTCTGATCCTCAGTCGAAATCCCCTCGGTAACCTGGACGCCGTAGGGTTCCGCAATCTGTTCGAGCTAAGGAGCCTCGAGTTGAACGACTGCACCATCGTTAACGTGCATGCTCGAGCGTTCGCCGACAACGTGAATCTCGAACGCATCTCGTTGGACGGTAATCGGGGGTTAAAGGAGCTACCAGCCAGGGTACTCTACAGCGCCAGATATCTGAAATGGGTGTCGCTCCGTCGTTGCAGCCTGTCGACCTTACAACCTACGCAGTTCCCCGTGGATGCGTTGTCGTCCCTTCGCTTCGGCGGGAATCCCTTGGTTTGCAATTGCTCCGTGCATTGGCTGTGGACGCTTATCAGGACGGAAGAGCGGCGAAACGAGTCTCGACTCGAGCTGGATAGCCACGATATCGTCTGCACCGACGAGGAATTCGCCGGCAAAGCTTTGATCGCTCTATCGGAAGGTTCTTTGCGTTGTCGGCTGAGccctctctatctctcgctGTCAGCCGCCGGTTGTCTAGCCGCGACCGCGACCATCCTCGTGCTGATAGTCCATGTGACGCGTACCAACAGAAAGAAACGTCTGGCGTACACCGCGCCGAACCGACCGGAATTCCTCGTCTACGTCGGGAGGGACAACGACGAGTTGGACAAGAACGCCGAATCGTACAGCAGACGACTCCTAGCCAGGAACGAGGACACCCCGTACGACACGCCTCGCGGGAAGGCTGGACAACGTAGTCCTCAATCGCAGGATACGAACATCTACGAAACGCCCAGACACACCAGAGCCAATCGACGAGACACGGAGCCGTACGCGAGGCAAACGGAAGAGGGTGTGTACGCGGTAGCCGACGTGACCGATCTACGCGACGAACCGCCGGAAGTGCTCTCGCTTTATCGCATGCAGACTCCTACTGCTCATCGGGTGGACTACGGTTACGACTACGAGTACGATTACGAGTACCAACCGCCGCTTCCGCAGAAGCCTCATGTAGTGTTCGTTTGA